The following proteins are encoded in a genomic region of Macrobrachium rosenbergii isolate ZJJX-2024 chromosome 31, ASM4041242v1, whole genome shotgun sequence:
- the LOC136855238 gene encoding gamma-interferon-inducible lysosomal thiol reductase-like produces MDSRFGILRAVFVIEILAVGVSFTDGAQPVKLSVYFESLSTTCQTFYVEQLFPVWSDLKSIMEMDINFYGKAVESPLGEGYEFFCQNGPSECEGNMMMACAKNLWPEEKYLEFGNCIMTTFISTKAGSVCANYIMEDYSPVENCWNSLEGQLLLHETGEKQRQLQPLLSYVPWIIVNDVFSQETLDAAQKDLRKVICEAYEGLKPDACYL; encoded by the exons ATGGACTCCAGGTTCGGTATCCTACGGGCTGTGTTTGTGATCGAAATTCTGGCTGTAGGAGTTTCATTTACT GATGGTGCCCAGCCAGTCAAGCTCTCAGTGTACTTCGAGTCACTCAGTACTACGTGCCAGACTTTCTACGTAGAACAGCTGTTTCCCGTGTGGTCTGACCTGAAGTCCATTATGGAAATGGACATAAACTTCTACGGCAAAgctgtg GAATCACCCCTGGGCGAAGGGTACGAGTTCTTCTGTCAAAATGGACCGTCCGAATGTGAGGGGAACATGATGATGGCCTGTGCCAAAAATCTGTGGCCTGAGGAGAAGTACTTAGAATTCGGCAACTGTATCATGACCACATTCATCAGTACCAAGGCTGGCTCTGTG tGCGCCAACTACATAATGGAAGACTATAGCCCTGTCGAAAATTGCTGGAATTCTCTCGAGGGCCAACTTCTGTTGCACGAAACTGGAGAGAAGCAGAGGCAACTCCAGCCTTTGCTGAGCTATGTTCCCTGGATCATTGTGAACGAT GTATTTTCTCAGGAGACACTAGATGCTGCCCAGAAGGACTTGAGAAAAGTTATTTGTGAAGCTTACGAGGGTCTGAAGCCTGATGCTTGCTATCTATGA